Below is a genomic region from Jiangella gansuensis DSM 44835.
CCGCCGGTGCGGTGGACGTGCTGGCCGGTGAGCTCACAGCGGCAGGCGCCGACGCCCGCCGGGTGCTGTTCGACGTCGTGTACGACCCGTGGCCCACCCCGCTCGCCGCCGCGTGGCTCGCGGCCGGGGGAGCGGTGGCCAGCGGCCTGGACCTCCTGGTGCACCAGGCGCTGGGCCAGGTGCGGCTGATGACCGGTTCCGACGTGCCGGTCTCGGTGCTGCGCGAGGCGGCGCTGGCGGCGATCGGCACCCGCGCGTGACGCTCGTGCTCGCCGTGGCCGCCGCCGGGCTGGTCGTCGGCGCCCTGCTGCCCACCGCTATCGCCCGCATCCCGGACCGCGCACCGCCCGGCGACTCGCCGCCCCCGACGCCGTACCGAGAGCTCGCCGCGGCGCCCCGGCTGGCGTGGTGGCTGGCCGCGGCGACCGCGCTGGTGTGGGCGCTGCTGGCGGTGGCGCGGGACGACTCCCGGGCGGATCTGCCGGCGTACCTCGTCGTCGGCGCGCTGGGCGTCGCGATGGCCTACGTCGACCTGCGCGAGCACCTGCTTCCCGACTGGCTCACCTACACCTCGCTCGCCGCCGCCGCCGCGCT
It encodes:
- a CDS encoding prepilin peptidase — encoded protein: MTLVLAVAAAGLVVGALLPTAIARIPDRAPPGDSPPPTPYRELAAAPRLAWWLAAATALVWALLAVARDDSRADLPAYLVVGALGVAMAYVDLREHLLPDWLTYTSLAAAAALLTVAAAATQDWGAYGRAWAGAAACLVFYLLLALLRPADLGLGDVKLAAVLGLLLGWVGWYTVVLGVFLGFLVGGVIGMVLLAAGRGRRTALPFGPPMLVGALAAVFLAT